The sequence CTAACCCTCTCCCTAAAAGGGAGAGGGGACATGCGGCAGCCCTCACCCCCATCCCCGTCGGCGCGCCGCTCCTGCGGGGAAAGGGAAACGGCGGGCCCTTCCTTGATGGACCCCCTTCGGCGTGCTATACTCTTTTGCCCGTCGGGAACTAGGGCGGCGCGACCGTGAGGGCGCGGCATGGGTAAACGTACACTCCAGGTGGGCAAGCTTATCCGGAGCACCCTCGCCGACCTCATCCTCGAGATGCGGGACACCCGCGTCAAGGAGGTCACCCTCACCGACGTCGTGATCTCGACGGACCTCCTCTACGCCAAGGTTTACGTGGACGTCTTCGGCGACGAGGCGGACGCCGCCCGGGCCGTCCTGGCGCTCGAACGCGCCTCCGGGTACCTGCGCCGGGGCCTGGCGGAGAGGCTGAACCTGCGCAGCACGCCGGAGCTGCGCTTCATCTTCGACAACGACCTGCGTCGGAGCGAGCGGGTTTCCCGCCTGCTCCGCGACACCGAGGAGCCGGGGGATGAGTGAGGGCCCGACAGTAGATTTCGACGGCGCCGCGGCTTTGATAGGGGGCGCCCGCCGCCTTTTCCTGGCCACCCACGTCAACCCCGACGGCGACGCCGTTGGGAGTACCGCCGCCCTGGCCCACCTGGCCTCGGGGCGGGGCGCGGAGGTCGTCTGCTACTGCCCCGATCCCGTCCCGGCGCCCTACCGCTTCTTGGTCGGGGCCGAGCTCTTCACCCGCGACCTGGGTTTCCTCGACGCCGCCGACGCGGTCGTGGTGATTGATTGCAGCGACATCTGGCGACTGGGCCCGGAGCACAACCGGATTCTGGCGCGCAAGGAGAGGGTCGTCCTCATTGACCATCACACCGACGTCACCCCCTTCGGCGGTGTCAACATGGTGGACCCGACGGCCGCCGCCAGCGGCGTGCTGGTTTACGAGCTCCTCGGGCGCCTCGGCTGGCCGGTGGACGTGCCCGCCGCCGAGGGCCTCTACGCCGCCATAGACACCGATACCGGCGGATTCCGCTACCCCAACACCGACGCCCGGTGCCTGCGGATAACCGCCGAGCTTATCGAGCTGGGCCTGAAAACGGACCGGGTGGCGCACCGGGTCTACGAATCCCACCGCTTCGAGCGCTACCGCCTCCTGGGGCTCGCCCTCAAGACGCTGGAGCGGGAGCTGGAGGGTCGGCTGGCCCTGATCAGCGTCACGCTGGAGATGCTTTCCCAGACCGGCGCCGACGTGGAGGACACCGACGACATCGTGGACTACGCGCGCGGAATCGAGGGGGTCGAGGTGGGGGCTTTTCTGCGAGAGGATCCGGGCGGGCTGGTGAAGCTGTCGCTGCGGTCGAAGGGCGGCGTGCTGGTGAACGAGCTGGCCCGGCTCATCGGCGGCGGCGGTCATCCGTGCGCGGCCGGGGCCCGATTTGAGGGGACCCTCGCCGAGGCCCGGCGCTGGGTCATCGAGACGGTGCGCTCCGCCATGGACGGCGGACCGGAGGGGTAGGGGGAACGTGGCCGAAGAGCTCA comes from bacterium and encodes:
- the rbfA gene encoding 30S ribosome-binding factor RbfA translates to MGKRTLQVGKLIRSTLADLILEMRDTRVKEVTLTDVVISTDLLYAKVYVDVFGDEADAARAVLALERASGYLRRGLAERLNLRSTPELRFIFDNDLRRSERVSRLLRDTEEPGDE
- a CDS encoding bifunctional oligoribonuclease/PAP phosphatase NrnA — its product is MSEGPTVDFDGAAALIGGARRLFLATHVNPDGDAVGSTAALAHLASGRGAEVVCYCPDPVPAPYRFLVGAELFTRDLGFLDAADAVVVIDCSDIWRLGPEHNRILARKERVVLIDHHTDVTPFGGVNMVDPTAAASGVLVYELLGRLGWPVDVPAAEGLYAAIDTDTGGFRYPNTDARCLRITAELIELGLKTDRVAHRVYESHRFERYRLLGLALKTLERELEGRLALISVTLEMLSQTGADVEDTDDIVDYARGIEGVEVGAFLREDPGGLVKLSLRSKGGVLVNELARLIGGGGHPCAAGARFEGTLAEARRWVIETVRSAMDGGPEG